The Palleronia sp. THAF1 genome window below encodes:
- a CDS encoding carbohydrate kinase family protein, with product MILCAGEALIDMLPRQSMEGEPAFAPLVGGAVLNTARALSRLGADTGFFSGLSTDLFGQQIVAAMQADGVDMSLAHRSDRPTTLAFVTLTNGQAQYAFYDENTAGRMLSEADLPDTVNAEACFFGGISLPVEPCGDTYDALSAKLAPTMPMMIDPNIRPGFIRDPDRYRARIWRMIERSDIVKVSDEDLHWLMDDGSLEDRARALLERGPSLVCLTKGVEGVLGLTRNFEVTVPSQRVTVVDTVGAGDTFNAGVLASLSDAGVLTNDGVRALSEDVVRDALDLGARAAAVTVSRAGANPPTRAELG from the coding sequence ATGATCCTATGCGCTGGTGAAGCCCTGATCGACATGCTGCCGCGGCAGAGCATGGAGGGAGAACCTGCATTCGCCCCTTTGGTGGGCGGGGCCGTTCTGAACACCGCCCGCGCGCTGTCGCGATTGGGTGCGGACACGGGGTTTTTCTCGGGTCTATCCACCGACCTGTTCGGGCAGCAAATCGTCGCGGCGATGCAGGCGGATGGGGTGGATATGTCACTGGCCCACCGCTCTGATCGGCCCACCACGCTGGCCTTCGTGACGCTGACGAACGGACAGGCGCAATACGCGTTCTATGATGAGAACACCGCCGGACGGATGCTGTCAGAGGCCGATCTGCCGGATACCGTCAACGCAGAGGCCTGCTTTTTCGGTGGTATCTCGCTACCGGTCGAACCTTGCGGCGACACTTACGACGCCCTGTCGGCCAAGCTGGCCCCGACCATGCCGATGATGATCGACCCCAACATCCGCCCCGGCTTCATCCGCGACCCGGACCGCTACCGCGCCCGGATCTGGCGCATGATTGAACGGTCGGACATCGTGAAAGTCTCGGACGAGGATCTGCATTGGCTGATGGACGACGGATCGCTGGAAGACCGGGCGCGCGCACTGTTGGAGCGTGGACCGTCGCTTGTCTGTCTGACCAAAGGCGTTGAAGGCGTGCTTGGTCTGACGCGCAACTTCGAGGTGACCGTTCCGTCGCAGCGCGTGACCGTTGTCGATACGGTCGGCGCGGGAGACACCTTCAACGCGGGCGTTCTTGCGTCGCTATCGGACGCGGGCGTGCTCACAAATGATGGCGTGCGGGCGCTGTCCGAAGACGTGGTGCGCGACGCGCTGGACCTTGGCGCACGAGCGGCGGCTGTCACCGTCAGCCGCGCCGGAGCGAACCCTCCGACGCGGGCTGAATTGGGCTGA
- a CDS encoding cytochrome b/b6 domain-containing protein — MTGSLYKRLPARRTWLRALHLFMIPLFIWFLFITPDVVVPFGPRAFQFHSILALIFVTGILIWYADYLRRGLAGRPGPKLPRWGRILHRTLHLTLIWGLFFVALSGFLLGLTSDRMLKAGGFLPIAPPMDMPTLNYWIGKFHTFEYYTLGVIALVHALFHIWRHWKLRDNALRIMAPKALHRYL, encoded by the coding sequence ATGACCGGATCGCTTTACAAACGCTTGCCTGCCCGCCGCACATGGTTGCGCGCGTTGCATCTGTTCATGATCCCGCTGTTCATCTGGTTCCTGTTCATCACACCCGACGTGGTCGTGCCGTTTGGCCCCCGCGCGTTCCAGTTCCATTCGATCCTGGCGTTGATTTTCGTTACCGGCATCCTGATCTGGTACGCCGACTACCTGCGCCGCGGGCTGGCGGGACGCCCCGGCCCCAAGCTGCCCCGCTGGGGGCGCATCCTGCACCGCACGCTGCACCTGACGCTGATCTGGGGTCTGTTCTTCGTGGCCCTGTCGGGCTTTCTGCTAGGGCTGACCTCTGACCGCATGCTGAAAGCGGGCGGCTTCTTGCCGATCGCTCCGCCCATGGACATGCCGACGCTGAATTACTGGATCGGAAAGTTTCATACGTTCGAGTACTACACGCTCGGCGTCATCGCCTTGGTCCACGCGCTGTTTCACATCTGGCGGCACTGGAAACTGCGAGACAATGCGTTGCGGATCATGGCCCCGAAGGCGCTGCACCGCTATCTGTAG
- a CDS encoding GFA family protein — MIEGHCDCGGVAVRLAKAPNRINACPCGYCRQIGAQWSYFKPANVTVTGQTHGYTRAAHRIDFRRCATCGTLICWQPRGGDMSVMGVHMLLFPEKLRAGIPLTGDPLWDGAK, encoded by the coding sequence ATGATCGAAGGCCATTGCGATTGCGGCGGCGTGGCAGTGCGGCTTGCGAAAGCGCCGAACCGCATCAATGCCTGCCCCTGCGGCTACTGCCGCCAGATCGGCGCGCAATGGTCCTACTTCAAGCCCGCAAATGTCACCGTCACGGGACAGACGCACGGATATACGCGCGCCGCACACAGGATCGATTTCCGCCGCTGCGCGACCTGCGGCACCCTGATCTGCTGGCAACCGCGCGGCGGGGATATGTCGGTCATGGGCGTTCACATGCTGCTCTTTCCCGAAAAGCTACGTGCCGGTATTCCGCTGACAGGCGATCCGCTTTGGGACGGGGCCAAGTGA
- a CDS encoding TFIIB-type zinc finger domain-containing protein has translation MSAEPPLDHRFPCPNCGADLRFSPQTGALTCDFCGHEEATSIIAAPDAIQELDFAAAVAKRLPDAQMEETRVSRCPNCGAEVEFDADIHATDCPFCATPVVTDTGIHRHIKPAGLIRFRVAEDAAHSALADWLKGLWFAPNGLTRYARKGRRMTGVYLPYWTFDARTRSRYRGMRGRIHRTTRRGADGKMHSDTTIRWSPASGTVARDFDDVLVLASKSLPGATVDALEPWHMSDLVPYSPDFLAGFRAEGYGIPLEDGREIARAKMDAAIQRDVRMDIGGDRQRIDAIQTQVTDVTFKHILLPLWLAAFTYGGKSYRVVVNAQTGRVTGERPYSKWKIAFAVLVALIVAGIGAYFGGR, from the coding sequence ATGAGCGCCGAACCACCCCTCGATCATCGTTTCCCCTGCCCCAACTGCGGCGCGGACCTGCGGTTTTCCCCGCAAACGGGCGCGCTGACCTGCGACTTCTGCGGGCATGAAGAAGCGACGTCGATCATCGCGGCCCCCGACGCGATCCAGGAACTGGACTTCGCCGCCGCCGTTGCCAAACGCTTGCCAGACGCGCAGATGGAAGAGACGCGCGTTTCGCGCTGCCCGAACTGCGGCGCAGAGGTCGAGTTCGACGCCGACATCCACGCCACCGATTGCCCGTTCTGCGCGACGCCCGTGGTGACGGACACCGGCATTCACCGCCACATCAAGCCCGCCGGGCTGATCCGTTTCCGGGTTGCCGAGGATGCCGCGCATTCCGCTTTGGCCGACTGGCTGAAGGGCCTGTGGTTCGCGCCGAATGGCCTGACCCGCTATGCCCGCAAGGGGCGTCGGATGACGGGCGTCTACCTGCCCTACTGGACGTTCGACGCGCGCACCCGCTCTCGGTATCGGGGTATGCGGGGACGTATCCACCGGACCACCCGGCGCGGGGCGGACGGCAAGATGCACTCCGACACCACGATCCGCTGGTCGCCCGCCTCCGGCACCGTTGCGCGGGATTTCGACGACGTGCTGGTACTGGCCTCAAAATCGCTTCCCGGCGCAACGGTCGACGCGCTAGAGCCGTGGCACATGAGTGACCTTGTGCCCTACTCCCCCGATTTTCTGGCGGGCTTCCGGGCAGAGGGCTACGGGATACCGCTGGAAGACGGGCGAGAGATCGCGCGCGCCAAGATGGATGCCGCGATTCAGCGCGACGTGCGCATGGACATCGGCGGCGACCGCCAGCGCATCGACGCGATCCAGACGCAAGTGACCGATGTGACGTTCAAGCACATCCTGCTGCCCCTATGGCTGGCCGCCTTCACATACGGCGGCAAAAGCTACCGCGTCGTGGTGAACGCGCAGACCGGCCGCGTGACCGGCGAACGGCCCTACTCCAAATGGAAGATCGCTTTTGCCGTGTTGGTCGCTCTGATCGTAGCGGGAATCGGGGCTTATTTCGGTGGACGTTGA